One segment of Anatilimnocola aggregata DNA contains the following:
- a CDS encoding addiction module protein, giving the protein MTINLADFGIDRLNRDERMELAIAILRSVAESPDVPVLSDALKAELNRRMDAYERDPGKVLGWEDVRAEIYASLQK; this is encoded by the coding sequence ATGACCATCAACCTGGCTGATTTCGGCATCGATCGACTCAATCGTGACGAACGAATGGAACTAGCGATTGCCATCCTAAGATCGGTTGCCGAGTCACCGGACGTTCCAGTACTTTCGGACGCACTTAAGGCGGAACTGAATCGGCGAATGGACGCGTACGAACGTGATCCAGGCAAAGTGCTGGGTTGGGAGGACGTCCGGGCTGAAATCTATGCTTCGCTGCAAAAATGA
- a CDS encoding type II toxin-antitoxin system RelE/ParE family toxin: MSRSLVITLEAKDDLRAAARWYEDQSAGLGFRFMQAIDHALDLIALHPEIHAIVHRDGRLAKVERFPYAICYRLERSRILIFSVTHTSRDPAYWQDRLP; the protein is encoded by the coding sequence ATGAGCCGAAGTCTGGTTATCACTCTAGAGGCGAAGGATGATCTTCGCGCTGCTGCACGCTGGTACGAAGATCAGTCGGCAGGTCTCGGTTTTCGCTTCATGCAGGCGATCGACCATGCCTTGGATTTAATCGCCCTTCATCCCGAAATTCACGCGATTGTTCACAGGGACGGACGGCTCGCAAAAGTTGAGCGATTTCCATATGCAATTTGCTATCGCCTTGAGAGATCCCGAATCCTTATTTTCTCAGTCACTCACACGTCGCGTGATCCGGCGTACTGGCAAGATCGGCTACCGTGA
- a CDS encoding FAD-dependent oxidoreductase, with protein MSAFSLIFRGLFAAVLVLSSLPLTVAAPVTGSYDVVVYGGTAGGVAAAVQARRMGKTAVIIEPGKHLGGLTSGGLGATDIGNKAAIGGISREFYQHVRKHYNDPANWTQEEPENYKSGRGSEGAKEDAMWTFEPSVAEKILRQMCADEKVEIIYGERLNLKDGVQKQDKQIVSIRMESGKVFAGKMFLDATYEGDLFALVGCSYHVGREANAVYGETLNGVQTKNARSHQMVPGVDPYVKKGDKTSGLLPGVHGDSPGEEGAGDKRVQAYNFRMCLTDRENNKIPFSKPDGYDPARYELLLRNFEAGETRAPWAPTLMPNRKTDVNNNHGFASDNIGMNYDYPEADYAKRDEIFKDHLLYQRGLMWTLVSNPRVPEKIRNEVSRWGLCKDEFPEHDGWPHQMYVREARRLISDYVMTQHDCQGRRECSDSVGLAAYTMDSHNVQRYVDANGQVRNEGDVQVGGFSPYPISYKSIVAAEKECSNLLVPVNLSSSHIAFGSIRMEPVFMVLGQSAATAACQAIDDNVTVQKVDYKKLSERLAADKQVLVWTGPKRGAQGGIDPKTLKGIVVDDSAAKTTGTWGVSNSTSGFIGTQYLHDGNEQKGQLSAQFLINVDKAGEYDVRLAYTAFTNRATNVPVTIKAGDVEREVTVNQRNKPAIDGMFVSLGKFKADKEIVVTISTKGTDGHVIADAVQAVLVE; from the coding sequence ATGAGTGCTTTCAGCTTGATTTTTCGCGGCTTATTCGCCGCTGTGCTGGTTCTGTCTTCGTTGCCGCTGACTGTGGCCGCTCCAGTGACTGGCTCGTACGACGTCGTCGTCTACGGCGGTACTGCAGGGGGCGTGGCGGCCGCGGTGCAAGCTCGGCGGATGGGAAAAACCGCGGTCATTATCGAGCCCGGCAAGCACTTGGGCGGGTTGACGAGCGGCGGCCTGGGCGCGACCGATATCGGCAATAAAGCGGCCATTGGCGGCATCAGCCGCGAGTTCTATCAACATGTGCGCAAGCACTACAACGATCCGGCAAACTGGACTCAAGAAGAACCCGAAAACTACAAGAGCGGTCGCGGCAGCGAAGGGGCGAAGGAAGATGCCATGTGGACCTTTGAGCCCAGCGTGGCTGAAAAGATCCTCCGCCAGATGTGCGCTGACGAGAAGGTCGAGATCATCTATGGCGAACGACTAAACCTGAAGGATGGCGTACAGAAGCAGGATAAACAGATCGTTTCTATCCGCATGGAAAGTGGCAAGGTTTTCGCTGGCAAAATGTTTCTCGATGCCACCTACGAAGGCGATCTCTTCGCTCTGGTAGGCTGCTCGTATCATGTCGGCCGCGAAGCGAACGCCGTCTATGGCGAAACGCTCAATGGCGTGCAAACCAAAAATGCTCGCTCGCACCAGATGGTCCCCGGTGTCGATCCTTACGTGAAGAAAGGTGACAAGACCAGCGGTCTGTTGCCTGGCGTACATGGCGATTCACCGGGCGAAGAAGGTGCCGGCGACAAACGCGTGCAAGCCTATAACTTCCGCATGTGCTTAACCGACCGCGAGAACAACAAGATCCCATTCAGCAAGCCAGACGGTTACGACCCGGCCCGCTACGAACTACTGCTACGAAACTTCGAAGCGGGCGAGACTCGCGCGCCGTGGGCACCAACGCTGATGCCGAATCGCAAGACCGATGTGAATAACAATCACGGTTTTGCCAGCGACAACATCGGCATGAACTACGACTATCCCGAAGCCGACTATGCCAAGCGGGACGAGATCTTTAAGGACCATTTGCTCTATCAGCGTGGTCTGATGTGGACGCTGGTGAGCAACCCGCGCGTGCCGGAAAAGATTCGGAACGAAGTCAGCCGTTGGGGACTCTGCAAGGATGAATTCCCCGAGCACGATGGCTGGCCGCACCAAATGTACGTGCGCGAAGCCCGCCGCCTTATTAGCGACTACGTGATGACCCAGCACGATTGCCAGGGCCGCCGCGAATGCAGCGATTCCGTCGGTTTGGCTGCGTACACCATGGACTCACATAACGTCCAGCGTTACGTCGATGCCAACGGACAGGTCCGCAACGAGGGGGACGTGCAGGTAGGCGGATTCTCCCCCTATCCCATTTCGTACAAGTCAATCGTTGCCGCCGAAAAAGAGTGCAGCAACCTGCTCGTGCCGGTCAACCTGAGCAGTTCGCACATCGCCTTCGGCAGTATTCGGATGGAGCCTGTCTTCATGGTGCTAGGCCAGTCCGCTGCGACTGCGGCGTGCCAGGCCATCGATGACAACGTGACTGTGCAGAAGGTCGATTACAAAAAACTGAGCGAACGACTTGCAGCCGACAAACAAGTGCTGGTTTGGACCGGTCCCAAGCGAGGTGCTCAAGGCGGGATCGATCCCAAGACCCTCAAGGGAATCGTCGTTGACGACAGCGCGGCGAAGACGACCGGCACTTGGGGCGTGAGCAATTCGACCAGCGGTTTTATCGGCACCCAGTATTTGCACGACGGCAACGAGCAGAAGGGGCAATTGAGCGCGCAGTTTCTGATCAACGTTGACAAGGCCGGCGAATACGACGTTCGCCTGGCTTATACCGCGTTCACCAACCGGGCAACGAACGTTCCCGTCACGATCAAAGCCGGCGATGTTGAAAGGGAAGTGACGGTCAATCAACGGAATAAGCCGGCCATCGACGGTATGTTTGTTTCCCTCGGCAAGTTCAAGGCCGACAAAGAGATCGTCGTCACCATTTCCACCAAGGGAACCGACGGCCACGTGATTGCCGATGCTGTACAGGCTGTGTTGGTAGAGTAA